A single Pseudomonas brassicacearum DNA region contains:
- the glp gene encoding gephyrin-like molybdotransferase Glp codes for MSSGGCGSACDSGALMPVDEAIRYLLDQAPLPPSVQRVALDQALGRVLAADIRSPMNLPPWDNSAMDGYALRAADLPAGGGHLTLVGRIAAGEAPGQPLQAGQAVRIFTGAPLPPGADTVVPQESCRVEGERVWLPPVNGGEHVRKEGEEMQRGDRLLAVGKRLRAQELGLLAGAGIAQVDVYRPLQVGLLSSGDELREPGETLAPGQIYNSNRHSLAALLRGWGLEVHDYGVMPDKLLASRQALSLAAAECDLLLTSGGVSVGEEDHLKQAIEALGSVDLWRLAIQPGKPLAFGEVAGKPWIGLPGNPSAALITMLIIVRPFLFRAQGMEDVLPVALQLPAGFDWPKPNRRRQYLRAKLAPSADGSLCVELHPQQSSAMLAAACWADGLAVVECQAQVHKHDKVMYLPFASLMH; via the coding sequence ATGAGCAGCGGCGGGTGTGGCAGCGCCTGTGACAGCGGCGCGCTGATGCCGGTGGATGAAGCCATCCGCTACCTGCTGGATCAGGCACCGCTGCCGCCTTCGGTGCAGCGGGTGGCGCTGGACCAGGCCTTGGGCCGAGTGCTGGCGGCAGACATTCGCAGCCCCATGAACCTGCCGCCGTGGGACAACAGCGCCATGGACGGTTATGCCCTGCGGGCCGCCGACCTGCCGGCCGGCGGGGGGCATCTGACCTTGGTTGGGCGCATTGCCGCCGGAGAGGCACCGGGTCAACCGTTGCAGGCCGGGCAGGCGGTGCGAATTTTCACCGGCGCGCCGCTGCCACCGGGGGCCGACACCGTGGTGCCCCAGGAAAGCTGCCGGGTGGAAGGGGAGCGGGTCTGGTTGCCACCGGTCAATGGCGGGGAGCATGTGCGCAAGGAAGGCGAGGAAATGCAGCGCGGGGACCGTTTGCTTGCCGTCGGAAAACGCTTGCGGGCCCAGGAGCTGGGGTTGCTGGCCGGTGCCGGGATTGCGCAGGTGGACGTTTATCGACCCTTGCAGGTTGGCCTGCTCAGCAGCGGCGATGAACTGCGCGAGCCGGGCGAAACGCTGGCACCGGGACAGATCTACAACAGCAATCGTCACAGCCTCGCGGCACTGCTGCGCGGCTGGGGCCTGGAGGTACATGACTACGGCGTCATGCCCGACAAACTGCTCGCCAGTCGCCAAGCCTTGAGCCTGGCGGCGGCCGAATGCGACTTGCTGCTGACCTCCGGCGGCGTGTCGGTGGGCGAGGAAGATCATCTCAAGCAAGCCATCGAAGCACTGGGTAGCGTTGACCTGTGGCGCCTGGCGATCCAGCCGGGCAAACCCCTGGCCTTTGGCGAGGTGGCCGGCAAACCCTGGATCGGGCTGCCGGGTAACCCTTCGGCGGCGCTGATCACCATGTTGATTATCGTGCGCCCGTTTCTGTTCCGGGCTCAGGGCATGGAGGACGTGTTGCCTGTGGCGTTGCAGTTGCCGGCCGGGTTCGACTGGCCAAAGCCCAACCGGCGACGGCAGTACCTGCGGGCGAAATTGGCCCCGAGCGCCGATGGCTCGCTGTGTGTCGAGCTGCATCCCCAGCAGAGTTCGGCCATGTTGGCGGCCGCGTGCTGGGCCGATGGCTTGGCCGTGGTGGAGTGCCAGGCGCAAGTGCACAAGCACGACAAGGTGATGTATCTGCCGTTCGCGAGCTTGATGCATTGA
- the pdxH gene encoding pyridoxamine 5'-phosphate oxidase, which translates to MPLSLAKMRRQYTLDGLDEIQAPDHPMALFRLWMQQARDTESPPVEANSMALATVDEQGRPHCRILLLKGFSDEGFSFFGNYQSGKGQDLAVNSWAAMTFFWPGLERQVRIEGPVDKLDPALSDAYFESRSVASRLGAWASPQSQPLEGRAALETLLAQTEKRFADQPVRRPDHWGGYCLRPERLEFWQGRADRLHDRLDYRLQDGAWQRSRLAP; encoded by the coding sequence ATGCCCCTTTCCCTGGCCAAAATGCGCCGTCAGTACACCCTCGATGGCCTGGACGAAATCCAGGCACCCGACCACCCCATGGCTTTGTTCAGGCTCTGGATGCAACAGGCCCGCGATACCGAAAGCCCACCGGTGGAAGCCAACAGCATGGCCCTGGCGACGGTGGACGAGCAGGGTCGGCCTCATTGCCGGATCTTGTTGCTCAAGGGATTCAGCGACGAAGGTTTCTCGTTTTTCGGCAATTATCAAAGTGGCAAGGGCCAGGATCTGGCGGTCAACTCCTGGGCGGCCATGACGTTTTTCTGGCCAGGGCTGGAGCGGCAAGTGCGGATTGAGGGGCCGGTCGACAAACTCGATCCGGCATTGTCGGATGCCTATTTTGAATCCCGTTCTGTCGCCAGTCGCCTGGGCGCCTGGGCGTCGCCACAAAGCCAACCACTGGAGGGCAGGGCAGCACTCGAAACCTTGCTGGCGCAAACCGAAAAACGCTTTGCCGATCAACCCGTGCGACGCCCCGACCATTGGGGAGGCTATTGCCTGCGGCCCGAACGGCTGGAATTCTGGCAGGGCCGCGCCGACCGTTTGCACGATCGCCTCGACTACCGCCTGCAAGACGGTGCCTGGCAACGTAGCCGCCTGGCCCCCTGA
- a CDS encoding NnrS family protein, with protein MQVLDRRKAMAILPLWRLAFRPFFLAGCVLALLAVPLWLAAFTGRLSTWQPAGGWLAWHRHELLFGFGLAIIAGFLLTAVQTWTGTPGISGKRLAALASLWLGARLAWLVDAPWPLLALLELGFALAVAALMGVMLWRVRQKRNYPIVLVLLLLAAADALSVYGLVQHNEGLQRQSVLTGLWLVAAMMGLIGGRVIPFFTQRGLGRVEGVAPWPWLDRLLLAGSALVALLYAFGPALAASVWVGLLFAALAVGHGIRLVRWHDRDLWQVPLLWSLHLAYAWLAVACLGMALWHFGVPVNPSLAVHSLTIGAMAGLILAMIARVSLGHTGRALEPPAGMTLAFILLNLACLSRVLLVLLLPLAALWLATLCWMLAFGLYAWRYGPMLLKARVDGHPG; from the coding sequence ATGCAAGTGCTTGACCGTCGCAAGGCCATGGCCATTTTGCCGTTGTGGCGCCTGGCGTTCCGGCCGTTCTTTTTGGCCGGGTGTGTATTGGCGCTGTTGGCCGTTCCCCTTTGGCTCGCGGCGTTCACCGGACGGTTGTCGACCTGGCAGCCGGCCGGCGGCTGGTTGGCCTGGCACCGGCATGAACTGTTGTTCGGTTTCGGCCTGGCGATCATCGCCGGGTTCCTGCTGACGGCGGTGCAGACCTGGACGGGCACTCCGGGGATCAGCGGCAAGCGCTTGGCGGCGCTGGCGTCGTTGTGGCTCGGTGCACGGTTGGCCTGGCTGGTGGATGCGCCCTGGCCGTTACTGGCGCTGCTGGAGTTGGGGTTTGCCCTGGCGGTCGCGGCGCTGATGGGCGTGATGTTGTGGCGTGTGCGGCAGAAGCGCAATTACCCGATTGTCCTGGTATTGCTGCTGTTGGCCGCCGCCGATGCGTTATCCGTATACGGCCTGGTGCAGCACAACGAGGGCTTGCAGCGCCAGAGCGTGCTCACCGGCCTGTGGCTGGTGGCGGCGATGATGGGGTTGATCGGCGGTCGTGTGATTCCATTCTTTACCCAGCGCGGCCTCGGTCGGGTCGAGGGCGTTGCCCCTTGGCCGTGGCTCGATCGCCTGTTGCTGGCAGGGTCGGCGCTGGTGGCGTTGCTGTATGCCTTCGGTCCGGCGCTGGCGGCCAGCGTGTGGGTCGGCCTGTTGTTCGCCGCGTTGGCGGTGGGGCACGGGATTCGACTGGTGCGTTGGCATGATCGGGATTTGTGGCAAGTGCCGCTGCTGTGGTCGTTGCACCTGGCCTATGCCTGGCTGGCTGTGGCGTGCCTGGGCATGGCGCTGTGGCACTTCGGCGTGCCGGTGAACCCGAGCCTGGCGGTGCACAGCTTGACCATCGGCGCCATGGCCGGTTTGATCCTGGCGATGATCGCCCGTGTCAGCCTGGGCCATACCGGGCGCGCCCTTGAGCCGCCAGCGGGCATGACCCTGGCGTTCATCCTGCTGAACCTGGCGTGCCTGAGCCGCGTGCTGTTGGTGCTGCTGTTGCCGTTGGCCGCGCTGTGGCTGGCGACGCTGTGCTGGATGTTGGCGTTCGGTTTGTACGCCTGGCGCTATGGGCCGATGCTGCTCAAGGCCCGGGTGGATGGGCATCCGGGATGA
- the ytfE gene encoding iron-sulfur cluster repair protein YtfE, with protein MSLDLLEQSLGQLACDIPGATRTFHHYNLDFCCGGQKSLRDAALGKGLNPLLIADALRTLQAAGELGHDWRDEPQATLIAHILERYHARHREQLPELIRLARRVEQVHGARPSCPNGLADHLQDMYQELEGHMLKEEQVLFPMLQQGLGERASAPIQVLRYEHDQHGEALETMLALTDQITPPADACNTWRALYRGLVEFRDDLMQHIHLENNVLFVNAMKPVR; from the coding sequence ATGAGCCTCGATCTGCTGGAACAAAGCCTTGGCCAACTGGCCTGCGATATTCCCGGTGCCACGCGCACCTTCCATCATTACAACCTCGACTTCTGCTGTGGTGGGCAAAAGTCCTTGCGTGACGCGGCCCTGGGCAAAGGCCTGAACCCGCTGCTGATCGCCGATGCCCTGCGCACGCTGCAAGCTGCCGGCGAACTGGGCCATGACTGGCGCGACGAGCCCCAGGCGACCTTGATTGCCCACATCCTGGAGCGCTACCACGCACGCCATCGCGAACAGCTGCCGGAACTGATCCGCCTGGCCCGGCGCGTCGAGCAGGTCCACGGTGCGCGGCCCAGTTGCCCCAACGGCCTGGCCGATCACCTGCAGGACATGTACCAGGAACTCGAAGGCCACATGCTCAAGGAAGAACAGGTGCTGTTCCCGATGCTGCAACAAGGCCTGGGCGAACGGGCCTCGGCGCCGATCCAGGTGCTGCGCTACGAACACGACCAGCACGGTGAAGCCCTGGAAACCATGCTCGCTCTGACCGACCAGATCACCCCGCCCGCCGACGCCTGCAACACCTGGCGCGCCCTGTATCGCGGGTTGGTGGAGTTTCGTGATGACCTGATGCAGCACATCCACCTGGAAAACAATGTGTTGTTCGTCAATGCGATGAAGCCTGTTCGCTGA
- a CDS encoding Crp/Fnr family transcriptional regulator: MVLHRVHHQILRSHHLFEPLNEEELNELMSNSQLLNIDKGDPLFRQGEPAQAFYFVISGAVKIYRLTPDGQEKVFEVIGERQTFAEAMMLMDTPNYVASAEAVGPTQVYRLSNATYMRLLQSNSRLTFALLGKLCVRLHQRVNEIETLSLKNATHRVVRYLLTQLVRLQTVDSQFELPMAKQLIAGHLSIQPETFSRIIRRLIDEKIITQDGRQIAILDRLRLEQFE, translated from the coding sequence ATGGTGCTCCACCGCGTCCATCATCAGATTCTGCGCAGCCATCACCTGTTCGAGCCCTTGAACGAAGAAGAGCTCAACGAATTGATGAGTAACAGCCAGCTGCTGAACATCGACAAGGGTGATCCACTGTTCCGCCAGGGAGAACCGGCGCAGGCGTTTTACTTCGTGATTTCCGGGGCGGTGAAAATCTACCGGCTGACCCCGGACGGCCAGGAAAAAGTCTTCGAAGTGATCGGCGAGCGCCAGACCTTCGCCGAAGCCATGATGCTGATGGACACCCCCAACTACGTCGCGTCCGCCGAAGCCGTCGGCCCGACCCAGGTGTATCGGCTGTCCAACGCCACCTACATGCGCCTGCTGCAAAGCAACAGCCGGCTGACCTTCGCCCTGCTCGGCAAGCTCTGCGTGCGCCTGCACCAACGGGTCAACGAGATTGAAACCCTGTCGCTCAAGAACGCCACTCACCGCGTGGTGCGCTACCTGTTGACGCAACTGGTGCGCCTGCAAACCGTGGACAGCCAGTTCGAATTGCCGATGGCCAAGCAATTGATCGCCGGGCACTTGTCGATCCAGCCGGAAACCTTCTCGCGGATCATCCGGCGCCTGATCGATGAAAAAATCATCACTCAGGATGGTCGCCAGATCGCCATTCTCGATCGCCTGCGCCTGGAACAGTTCGAATGA
- a CDS encoding c-type cytochrome: MSDTFTKGMARNIYFGGSIFFFLIFLALTYHTEQTFPERSNQAQLTESVIRGKGVWERNNCIGCHTLLGEGAYFAPELGNVVNRRGGDEAFKPFLQAWMKMQPLNVPGRRAMPQFNLSEQEVDDIAEFLKWTSKINTNGWPPNKEG, encoded by the coding sequence ATGTCAGATACCTTCACCAAAGGCATGGCCAGGAATATTTATTTCGGGGGAAGCATCTTCTTTTTCCTGATATTCCTGGCCCTGACCTACCACACGGAACAGACCTTTCCAGAACGCAGCAACCAGGCGCAATTGACGGAATCGGTGATACGCGGCAAGGGCGTCTGGGAGCGCAACAACTGCATCGGCTGCCACACCCTGCTGGGCGAGGGCGCGTACTTTGCGCCGGAGCTGGGCAACGTGGTCAACCGGCGCGGTGGCGACGAGGCCTTCAAGCCTTTTCTCCAGGCGTGGATGAAGATGCAGCCTTTGAACGTTCCGGGCCGTCGGGCCATGCCGCAGTTCAACCTGAGCGAGCAGGAAGTCGACGATATCGCCGAGTTCCTCAAGTGGACCTCGAAAATCAATACCAATGGCTGGCCGCCAAACAAGGAGGGCTGA
- a CDS encoding cytochrome C oxidase subunit IV family protein: MSASRVLIACWMTLAVLSTGTVALGQIAASELVSIAILAVAVAKAWLIADGFMELRHAPRLWRRLVLSWAALLATVIGIVISFAL, encoded by the coding sequence ATGTCGGCTTCCCGTGTCTTGATCGCCTGCTGGATGACGCTGGCCGTGCTGAGCACCGGCACCGTCGCCCTGGGCCAGATCGCGGCTAGCGAGCTGGTGTCCATCGCCATCCTGGCGGTCGCGGTAGCCAAGGCCTGGCTGATCGCCGACGGCTTCATGGAACTGCGCCACGCGCCGCGATTGTGGCGGCGGTTGGTGTTGAGCTGGGCGGCGCTGCTCGCGACCGTTATAGGGATCGTAATCTCGTTCGCCCTCTGA
- the moaB gene encoding molybdenum cofactor biosynthesis protein B — protein sequence MAHLTQRLFQPLNIAVLTISDTRTFETDTSGQTLADLLKTAGHVLIDRGLVKDDIYQIRAQVSQWIADAKVQVVLMTGGTGFTRRDNTPQAVAPLLDKHVDGFGELFRQVSLAQIGMSTLQSRALAGMSNGVLVCCLPGSPGACRTGWEQILAGQLDSRTGPCNFTPHLKPQPGIALAPCEARS from the coding sequence ATGGCCCATCTGACGCAACGCCTCTTTCAACCGCTGAACATCGCGGTGCTCACCATCAGCGATACCCGAACTTTCGAAACCGACACCTCGGGCCAGACCCTGGCGGACCTGCTGAAAACGGCCGGACACGTGCTCATCGACCGTGGGCTGGTGAAGGACGATATCTACCAGATCCGCGCCCAGGTTTCCCAGTGGATTGCCGACGCCAAGGTGCAGGTGGTGTTGATGACCGGCGGCACCGGGTTCACCCGGCGCGACAACACCCCCCAAGCGGTGGCGCCGTTGCTGGACAAACACGTGGACGGTTTCGGCGAGCTGTTCCGTCAGGTGTCGCTGGCGCAGATCGGCATGTCTACCCTGCAATCGCGTGCCTTGGCGGGCATGAGCAACGGCGTGTTGGTGTGCTGCTTGCCGGGTTCGCCAGGGGCCTGCCGGACCGGTTGGGAGCAGATCCTGGCCGGGCAATTGGACAGCCGCACCGGCCCGTGCAATTTCACCCCCCACCTCAAGCCCCAGCCAGGTATTGCCCTGGCACCGTGTGAGGCGCGTTCATGA
- a CDS encoding cbb3-type cytochrome c oxidase subunit I, which yields MSMANPHLKFASQAVAKPYFVFALMLFLGQVLFGLIMGLQYVVGDFLFPLIPFNVARMVHTNLLIVWLLFGFMGAAYYLIPEEADRELHSPKLAIVLFWVFAAAGVATILGYLSVPYATLAKFTGNDLLPTMGREFLEQPTITKMGIVVVCLGFLYNIGMTLLKGRKTTVSMVMMTGLIGLAVFFLFSFYNPENLARDKFYWWWVVHLWVEGVWELIMGSMLAFVLIKITGVDREVVEKWLYVIIAMALITGIIGTGHHFFWIGAPEVWLWVGSIFSALEPLPFLAMVIFAFSMVKNRRRQHPNRAATLWAKGTTVTAFFGAGVWGFLHTLAPVNFYTHGSQLTAAHGHLAFYGAYAMIVMTLISYAMPRLRGLGEAADERSQRLEIWGFWLMTLSMVMITLFLTAAGVVQVWLQRWMTDGSALPFMATMDHLKPLFWARLVSGVGFLAGLLCYLFSFRQRGRAALRAPAAVVPS from the coding sequence ATGAGCATGGCTAATCCGCATCTGAAATTCGCCTCGCAGGCCGTCGCCAAACCCTACTTCGTGTTTGCCCTGATGCTGTTTCTGGGGCAGGTGTTGTTCGGTTTGATCATGGGCCTGCAATACGTGGTCGGCGACTTCCTGTTTCCGCTGATCCCTTTCAACGTGGCCCGCATGGTCCACACCAACCTGCTGATCGTCTGGCTGCTGTTCGGCTTCATGGGCGCGGCGTATTACCTGATACCGGAGGAGGCCGACCGCGAACTGCATAGCCCGAAACTGGCGATCGTGCTGTTCTGGGTGTTCGCTGCCGCGGGTGTGGCGACGATCCTGGGCTACCTCTCGGTGCCTTATGCGACGCTGGCGAAATTCACCGGCAACGACTTGCTGCCAACCATGGGCCGGGAGTTCCTGGAGCAGCCGACCATCACCAAGATGGGCATCGTGGTGGTGTGCCTGGGGTTCCTCTACAACATCGGCATGACCCTGCTCAAAGGTCGCAAGACCACGGTCAGCATGGTGATGATGACTGGGCTGATCGGCCTGGCGGTGTTCTTCCTGTTCTCCTTCTACAACCCGGAAAACCTCGCCCGCGACAAGTTCTACTGGTGGTGGGTGGTGCATCTTTGGGTGGAAGGCGTCTGGGAACTGATCATGGGTTCGATGCTTGCCTTTGTCCTGATCAAGATCACCGGCGTGGACCGCGAAGTGGTCGAGAAGTGGCTCTACGTGATTATCGCCATGGCGTTGATCACCGGCATCATCGGCACCGGCCACCACTTCTTCTGGATCGGCGCGCCCGAGGTCTGGTTGTGGGTCGGCTCGATCTTCTCGGCGCTGGAACCGCTACCGTTCCTGGCCATGGTGATCTTCGCTTTCAGCATGGTGAAAAACCGTCGTCGGCAACACCCGAACCGCGCCGCCACGTTGTGGGCCAAGGGCACCACGGTCACCGCGTTCTTCGGCGCGGGCGTCTGGGGTTTCCTGCACACCCTGGCACCGGTCAACTTCTACACCCACGGTTCGCAACTGACCGCGGCCCACGGTCACCTGGCCTTCTACGGTGCCTACGCCATGATCGTGATGACGCTCATCAGCTACGCCATGCCACGCTTGCGCGGCTTGGGTGAAGCAGCGGACGAACGCTCGCAGCGCCTGGAGATCTGGGGCTTCTGGTTGATGACCTTGTCGATGGTGATGATCACCTTGTTCCTCACCGCAGCCGGTGTCGTCCAGGTCTGGTTGCAACGCTGGATGACGGATGGCAGCGCCTTGCCGTTCATGGCCACGATGGATCATTTGAAGCCGCTGTTCTGGGCGCGACTGGTCAGCGGCGTCGGTTTCCTGGCCGGGTTGCTCTGCTACCTGTTCAGCTTCCGTCAACGCGGCCGTGCGGCCCTGCGCGCACCGGCGGCGGTGGTGCCTTCTTGA
- a CDS encoding nitric oxide reductase activation protein NorD: MAFTLELEEWVGSVWHRFITRRASVDFPEARVELVPRQRSLQVLFRATGGAPHLGVEAVSDRDLLLRRNLLQQIAGTCKQVPLACCDGDNLRLPASLAAFPDVGLNEELYRWLALLAAQSGPMKHWGRDNQRWTLALLKRYPALRPRYRRLVDAHLPLRPDPATLNPAEAALERALCQALREPGSVERFPRSERAAWPLPLWLYPPQHLANPQAANLEESEQYLATPPGEQQGGRKRAERIDDTTRDGGLLIVRLENLFSWTEHVDLDRWADDSEDPDAARVAEDLDQLTLSRTRLRKGGGLKLHLDLPPADVDDIPLGAGILLPEWDYRKQRLQDDFVSLQTFTPRDCQPQPLPARLRSSAQRLRRQFEHLRNDRQWLRQQTQGSELDLQAWLDFHVERQHGQCSERGLFMDQRQTRRDLACLLLADLSMSTDAHLNDEHRVIDVIRDSLLLFGETLSVLGDDFALYGFSSLRRQQVRMHELKAFNQRYDDHTRGRIQGLKPGYYTRMGAAIRQATQRLAGCKRRRKLLLLLSDGKPNDLDLYEGRYGVEDTRQAVLEARRQGLTPFCITIDREAGDYLPYMFGANGYTLIRQPEQLPLRLPQLYRQLTQD; encoded by the coding sequence ATGGCATTCACCCTCGAGCTGGAAGAATGGGTCGGCAGTGTCTGGCACCGTTTCATCACCCGTCGGGCCAGTGTCGATTTTCCTGAAGCACGGGTCGAACTGGTCCCCCGGCAACGCTCGTTGCAGGTGCTGTTTCGCGCCACCGGCGGTGCGCCTCACCTGGGGGTGGAAGCGGTCAGTGATCGCGACCTGCTGCTGCGGCGCAACCTGTTGCAGCAGATCGCCGGCACCTGCAAGCAAGTGCCCCTGGCCTGTTGCGATGGCGACAATCTGCGGCTGCCGGCGAGCCTGGCGGCGTTCCCCGATGTCGGGCTCAACGAAGAGCTGTATCGCTGGCTCGCGTTGCTGGCCGCGCAATCGGGGCCGATGAAGCACTGGGGGCGGGACAATCAGCGCTGGACCCTGGCGCTGTTGAAGCGCTACCCGGCGCTGCGCCCTCGTTACCGGCGGCTGGTGGACGCACACCTGCCCCTGCGCCCCGATCCGGCCACGCTCAACCCGGCCGAAGCCGCCTTGGAGCGGGCGTTGTGCCAGGCCTTGCGCGAACCGGGCAGTGTCGAACGTTTTCCACGCAGCGAGCGGGCAGCCTGGCCGTTGCCGCTGTGGCTATACCCACCCCAACACCTGGCCAATCCCCAGGCCGCCAACCTTGAGGAGTCCGAGCAATACCTGGCCACGCCCCCCGGCGAACAGCAGGGCGGGCGCAAGCGCGCCGAGCGAATCGACGACACTACCCGTGACGGTGGGCTGCTGATCGTGCGCCTGGAAAACCTCTTCAGTTGGACCGAGCACGTGGACCTGGACCGCTGGGCGGATGACAGCGAAGACCCGGACGCCGCTCGTGTCGCCGAGGACTTGGATCAGTTGACGCTTTCGCGCACCCGCTTGCGCAAGGGCGGTGGCTTGAAACTGCATCTGGACCTGCCGCCGGCCGATGTGGATGACATCCCGTTGGGTGCAGGCATCCTGTTGCCGGAATGGGACTACCGCAAGCAACGGTTGCAGGACGACTTCGTCAGCCTGCAAACCTTCACTCCTCGCGATTGCCAGCCCCAGCCGTTGCCCGCACGCCTGCGAAGCTCGGCCCAGCGCTTGCGTCGCCAGTTCGAACACTTGCGCAACGATCGCCAATGGTTGCGCCAGCAAACCCAAGGCTCGGAACTGGACCTGCAAGCCTGGCTGGACTTTCATGTCGAGCGCCAGCACGGGCAGTGCAGCGAACGCGGGCTGTTCATGGACCAGCGCCAGACCCGCCGCGACCTGGCCTGCCTGCTGCTGGCGGACCTGTCGATGTCCACCGATGCCCACCTCAATGACGAGCACCGTGTGATCGATGTGATTCGCGACAGCCTGTTGCTGTTCGGCGAAACCCTGTCGGTGTTGGGGGACGATTTCGCCTTGTACGGGTTCTCTTCGCTGCGCCGCCAGCAGGTGCGCATGCATGAACTCAAGGCGTTCAACCAGCGCTATGACGACCACACCCGGGGGCGGATCCAGGGACTCAAGCCCGGTTACTACACACGCATGGGCGCGGCAATCCGCCAGGCCACGCAACGGTTGGCGGGCTGCAAGCGGCGGCGCAAATTGTTGCTGCTGCTCAGTGACGGCAAGCCCAATGACCTGGACCTTTACGAAGGACGCTACGGTGTGGAAGACACCCGCCAGGCAGTGCTGGAAGCCCGGCGCCAAGGGCTGACGCCGTTCTGCATTACCATCGATCGCGAAGCGGGGGATTACCTGCCGTACATGTTCGGGGCCAACGGCTACACCTTGATTCGCCAGCCCGAGCAACTGCCGCTGCGTCTACCGCAGTTGTACCGGCAATTGACTCAGGATTGA
- the norR gene encoding nitric oxide reductase transcriptional regulator NorR: MLRESLAADLIVELPNAVRLQRLVQTLREYFNSGAVGLLRLDDDSLRPVATVGLVHEALGRRFVIAQHPRLAAIMASREPTWFEPDSRLPDPYDGLLDNHVGEPLPVHDCMGVSLYVEGRLWGAITLDALHAGTFDSRAREELKRCTLQIEAAVRVTRLEQENRSLRASRSDPADLRLPAEEGEILGRSEGLQQLLNELDVLADSELPVLLLGETGVGKELFARRLHRLSRRGHKPLVQVNCAALPESLAESELFGHVKGAFSGATSDRAGRFDAANGGTLFLDEVGELPLSVQAKLLRTLQNGEIQRLGADKPLHVDVRIIAATNRHLPDSIRDGLFRADLYHRLSVYPVPIPPLRERGHDVLMLAGHFLELNRTRLGLRGLRLSPAAEQALLAYSWPGNVRELEHVISRAALKQLSRGASRSLIMTLEPQVLDLDVNASAASAQALPEQALQALDAPVQPLSEAVDGCQRQAILKALERCGQNWAGAARLLEVDPSNLHKLARRLGLK; the protein is encoded by the coding sequence ATGCTGCGTGAAAGCCTGGCCGCCGACCTGATCGTCGAGCTGCCCAATGCGGTGCGATTGCAGCGCCTGGTGCAGACCCTGCGCGAATACTTCAACAGTGGCGCCGTGGGGCTGCTGCGCCTGGACGATGACAGTCTCAGGCCCGTGGCCACCGTGGGCCTGGTCCACGAGGCGCTGGGACGGCGCTTCGTGATTGCCCAGCACCCGCGCCTGGCGGCGATCATGGCGTCGCGCGAACCCACCTGGTTCGAGCCGGACAGCCGTTTGCCGGACCCTTATGACGGCTTGCTCGATAACCACGTCGGTGAACCGCTGCCGGTGCATGACTGCATGGGCGTGAGCCTGTACGTAGAAGGCCGGCTCTGGGGCGCGATCACCCTGGATGCGTTGCACGCCGGCACCTTCGACAGCCGCGCCCGGGAGGAACTCAAGCGCTGCACGTTGCAGATCGAGGCCGCCGTGCGGGTCACTCGGCTCGAGCAGGAAAACCGTAGCTTGCGGGCATCGCGCAGCGATCCGGCGGACTTGCGCCTGCCCGCAGAGGAGGGTGAGATTCTCGGGCGCAGCGAGGGGTTGCAGCAGTTGCTCAACGAGCTGGATGTATTGGCCGATTCCGAACTGCCAGTGCTGTTGCTCGGCGAAACCGGTGTCGGCAAGGAGTTGTTCGCCCGGCGCTTGCATCGCCTGTCCCGGCGCGGTCACAAGCCGTTGGTGCAGGTCAACTGCGCGGCGTTGCCCGAGTCCCTGGCCGAAAGCGAGTTGTTCGGCCACGTCAAAGGCGCGTTCTCCGGGGCGACCAGCGACCGCGCCGGGCGCTTCGATGCGGCCAATGGCGGCACGCTGTTTCTCGATGAGGTCGGCGAGTTACCGTTGAGCGTGCAGGCCAAGCTGCTGCGCACCCTGCAGAACGGCGAGATCCAGCGCCTGGGGGCGGACAAGCCGCTGCACGTCGATGTGCGGATCATCGCCGCCACCAACCGGCACCTGCCCGACAGCATTCGCGACGGGCTGTTTCGCGCCGACCTGTACCACCGGCTCTCGGTCTACCCGGTGCCGATCCCGCCACTGCGCGAGCGCGGCCACGATGTGTTGATGCTGGCCGGGCACTTTCTCGAACTGAACCGCACACGCCTGGGCTTGCGTGGGTTGCGCCTGTCGCCGGCGGCCGAACAGGCGCTGCTGGCGTACTCCTGGCCTGGTAATGTGCGGGAGCTGGAACACGTGATCAGTCGCGCGGCGCTCAAGCAACTGAGCCGCGGCGCCAGTCGCAGCCTGATCATGACCCTGGAACCGCAGGTGCTGGATCTGGACGTCAATGCCAGCGCAGCCTCGGCCCAAGCGCTGCCGGAACAGGCCCTGCAAGCGTTGGATGCACCCGTGCAACCCTTGAGCGAGGCTGTCGACGGTTGCCAGCGACAGGCGATCCTCAAGGCCCTGGAACGCTGCGGGCAGAACTGGGCGGGGGCGGCGCGGCTGTTGGAGGTTGACCCGAGCAACCTGCACAAGCTGGCGCGGCGGTTGGGGCTCAAATGA